One genomic window of Caldibacillus debilis DSM 16016 includes the following:
- the pheT gene encoding phenylalanine--tRNA ligase subunit beta, giving the protein MLVSFKWLEDYVSLPVTPEELAEKITRSGIEVDGIHLKGQDFDHLVAGRVLKCERHPNADKLTVCLVDIGEGEPVQIVCGAKNVAPGQGVIVAKPGAKLPNQVKIKKAKFRGVESNGMICSLQELGFEGKVVPKEYAEGIFVLPEDVPPGTEIASLLHLDDPVLELELTANRGDCLSMIGVAYETAAILGGEVRLPEAEYEPIREKAEDHIRVKVDSPEDCPLYTAKIIRNVKIGPSPLWMQARLMAAGIRPHNNVVDITNYVMLEYGQPLHAFDYDRFGSKEVVVRRAKDGEKLVTLDGVTRTLNENHLVITNGKEPVALAGVMGGADSEVTAETTTVLLESALFAGPVVRRASKDLQLRSESSSRFEKGVDPARVKEAAERAAALMARYASGEVLEGTAEARALQADPVKITVDLEKMNAFLGTELTMAEVAGILERLRFPYEQKERTLTVTVPTRRPDITREVDVYEEIARLYGYDLLPGTLPRGPQTPGGLTDYQKKRRIVKYFLEGAGLQEAITYTLTSREKFRLFSLTATEEIPLSLPMSEEHSVLRQSLLPHLLDAVRYNRARKNENIALYEIGSVFLSRGTGKQPEEREHLAFVLTGLWVDHPWQGERVKADFFTAKGILEQLFAKLGLKNRIRFVKGEAEGFHPGQTAEILFDGEAIGVIGKIHPAMEKNWDIKDVFAAEIILAKLLRAENEPLVYSQVPRFPSVSRDIALVCGKDLSAGELKETIVAAGGKLLTDAKVFDVYEGEKMDADKKSVAFSLTFSDPERTLTDEEIDRALERILRALEEKGAYLRK; this is encoded by the coding sequence ATGCTGGTTTCTTTCAAATGGCTGGAAGATTACGTCAGCCTTCCGGTGACCCCGGAGGAGCTTGCGGAAAAAATTACGAGAAGCGGGATCGAAGTGGACGGGATTCACCTCAAGGGCCAGGATTTCGATCATCTGGTCGCCGGACGGGTGTTAAAATGTGAAAGGCATCCGAATGCGGACAAACTGACCGTCTGCCTCGTCGATATCGGCGAAGGAGAACCGGTGCAAATCGTTTGCGGCGCAAAAAACGTCGCCCCGGGACAGGGGGTGATCGTCGCCAAGCCGGGGGCGAAATTGCCCAATCAGGTAAAAATCAAAAAAGCCAAATTCCGCGGCGTGGAATCGAACGGCATGATCTGCTCCTTGCAGGAGCTCGGATTCGAAGGCAAGGTCGTGCCGAAAGAATACGCTGAAGGCATTTTCGTTTTGCCCGAAGATGTGCCCCCGGGGACGGAGATCGCTTCCCTCCTGCATTTGGACGATCCGGTTTTGGAGCTGGAACTGACGGCGAACCGGGGCGACTGTTTGAGCATGATCGGCGTCGCCTATGAGACGGCGGCCATCCTCGGCGGAGAAGTCCGCTTGCCGGAAGCGGAATATGAACCTATCCGGGAAAAGGCGGAAGACCATATTCGCGTGAAGGTGGATTCGCCGGAAGATTGCCCGCTGTATACGGCCAAAATCATCCGGAACGTGAAGATCGGCCCCTCGCCTTTATGGATGCAGGCGCGGCTGATGGCGGCGGGAATCCGCCCCCACAACAACGTCGTCGATATCACCAACTACGTGATGCTGGAATACGGGCAGCCGCTCCACGCCTTCGATTACGACCGTTTCGGATCGAAGGAGGTGGTCGTCCGGCGGGCGAAAGACGGGGAAAAACTCGTCACCCTGGACGGCGTGACCCGGACATTGAATGAAAACCATCTCGTCATCACAAACGGCAAGGAACCGGTCGCCCTGGCGGGCGTCATGGGCGGCGCCGACAGCGAAGTGACCGCGGAAACGACGACCGTTCTCCTGGAATCCGCCTTGTTTGCCGGCCCCGTGGTCCGCAGGGCCTCGAAAGATTTGCAGTTGCGGAGCGAGTCCAGCAGCCGCTTCGAAAAGGGGGTCGACCCGGCGAGGGTGAAGGAGGCCGCGGAAAGGGCGGCGGCATTAATGGCCCGCTATGCGTCCGGGGAAGTGCTGGAAGGGACGGCGGAGGCCCGCGCTTTGCAGGCCGATCCCGTGAAAATCACCGTCGATTTGGAAAAGATGAACGCATTTTTGGGAACGGAATTGACGATGGCAGAGGTCGCCGGCATCTTGGAACGCCTCCGTTTCCCGTACGAACAAAAGGAACGGACATTGACCGTCACCGTCCCGACGCGCCGTCCGGACATCACGCGGGAAGTGGACGTGTACGAAGAAATCGCCCGGCTCTACGGCTACGATCTGCTGCCGGGCACCCTTCCCCGGGGACCGCAGACCCCCGGCGGATTGACCGACTATCAGAAAAAAAGAAGGATCGTCAAATATTTCCTGGAAGGCGCCGGATTGCAGGAGGCGATCACCTATACGCTGACAAGCCGGGAAAAATTCCGCCTGTTTTCCTTAACGGCGACGGAAGAAATCCCCTTGAGCCTCCCGATGAGCGAGGAACATTCCGTCTTGCGGCAAAGCCTGCTTCCCCATCTGCTTGATGCGGTCCGTTACAATCGGGCGAGGAAAAATGAAAACATCGCCCTGTACGAGATCGGTTCCGTCTTCCTGTCCCGGGGCACGGGCAAGCAGCCGGAGGAACGGGAACATTTGGCCTTCGTCCTGACCGGTTTATGGGTCGACCATCCCTGGCAGGGGGAAAGGGTGAAGGCGGACTTTTTCACGGCGAAAGGAATTTTGGAACAGCTGTTTGCGAAATTGGGGCTGAAAAACCGCATCCGCTTCGTCAAAGGAGAAGCGGAAGGCTTCCATCCCGGCCAAACGGCGGAAATTCTGTTCGACGGGGAAGCGATCGGCGTGATCGGAAAAATCCACCCCGCGATGGAGAAAAACTGGGACATCAAAGATGTGTTCGCCGCCGAAATCATCTTGGCGAAGCTGTTGCGCGCGGAAAACGAACCCCTTGTCTATTCCCAGGTGCCGAGATTTCCCTCCGTCTCCCGGGATATCGCCCTCGTGTGCGGAAAGGATCTTTCCGCCGGCGAGCTGAAGGAAACGATCGTGGCGGCGGGAGGAAAGCTTTTGACGGATGCGAAGGTGTTTGACGTATATGAAGGGGAAAAGATGGATGCGGATAAAAAATCCGTCGCCTTCTCCCTGACCTTCTCGGATCCGGAACGCACGCTGACCGACGAAGAAATCGACAGGGCGCTGGAAAGGATTTTGCGGGCGCTCGAGGAAAAAGGGGCCTATTTGCGGAAATAG
- the zapA gene encoding cell division protein ZapA, giving the protein MYDIARILSKSQPFLFGETEADPLSESRKNKIAVEIYGRQYVIVGDESESHIRKVAAIVDEKMREMKSRNPSLDTAKLAVLTAVNAVHEYLKLQEEMEKYKYKKD; this is encoded by the coding sequence ATGTATGATATTGCTAGGATTCTCTCAAAATCGCAGCCATTTTTATTCGGTGAAACGGAGGCAGACCCATTGTCTGAAAGCCGAAAAAATAAAATCGCAGTGGAAATCTACGGCCGGCAATACGTGATTGTCGGCGATGAAAGCGAAAGCCATATCCGGAAAGTCGCCGCCATTGTCGATGAAAAAATGCGGGAGATGAAGAGCCGCAACCCGTCCCTGGATACGGCGAAGCTGGCCGTGTTGACGGCGGTAAACGCGGTCCACGAATATTTGAAGCTGCAGGAGGAAATGGAAAAATATAAATACAAAAAGGACTGA
- a CDS encoding CvpA family protein, whose product MLSAIIWILFIIGFLVGLKRGLILQLIHLTGFLIAFLAAAKYYKEFAETVKLWIPYPSMDGNEALQVILSASNAEAAYYNAIAFFIIFFAVKILLQIVGSMLDFLARIPVISQLNRLGGGILGFLEVYLVTFVLLYVASLVPVEQLQSALDQSGVAKFIIGHTPFLTKQVSDFFLGAIIR is encoded by the coding sequence ATGCTGAGTGCCATCATATGGATTCTCTTCATTATCGGTTTTTTGGTCGGATTGAAAAGGGGGCTGATCCTCCAGCTCATCCATCTGACGGGATTTCTGATCGCCTTCCTCGCCGCCGCCAAATACTACAAGGAATTTGCCGAAACGGTCAAATTATGGATCCCCTATCCGTCCATGGACGGCAATGAAGCGCTGCAGGTGATTTTGTCCGCATCGAATGCGGAGGCGGCCTATTATAACGCCATCGCTTTTTTTATCATCTTTTTTGCCGTGAAAATATTGCTCCAGATCGTCGGATCCATGCTTGATTTTCTGGCGCGCATCCCGGTGATCAGCCAGCTGAACCGGCTTGGCGGGGGAATCCTCGGATTTTTGGAGGTGTATTTGGTCACTTTCGTCCTCTTGTACGTGGCCTCCCTCGTTCCCGTCGAACAGCTGCAATCCGCCTTGGACCAATCGGGAGTGGCGAAGTTTATCATCGGACATACTCCGTTTTTGACCAAACAGGTTTCCGACTTTTTTCTCGGCGCCATTATCCGATGA
- a CDS encoding endonuclease MutS2 — translation MNEKILRTLEFDKIRDALAKYCSSSPGRELAERLQPETEYETIVRLQNETDEAATVLRIKGYAPLEGIYPVSSSVRRAAIGGMLDAGELLEVASTIRAGRVFKAFMKPLLEKESLPIMGELCERMNPPAEVEKKIFSCIGEDGTVLDEASEKLRAIRKQIRLVEERIREKLEGMIRSGPVQKMLSDAIVTIRNDRFVLPVKAEYRSHFGGFVHDQSASGQTLFIEPESVVAMNNEVRELKKKEEAEIERILLELSQEAGSRREEIDEIVRVMQRADLIFAKAKYGSAYKGSKPAVNQKGYIRLLKARHPLLPADQAVPNDIELGKDYTAIVITGPNTGGKTVTLKTVGLLVLMAQAGLMIPALDGSELSVFRAVHADIGDEQSIEQNLSTFSSHMTNIVNILRDVDESSLVLFDELGAGTDPQEGAALAMAILDEVRRKRARVIATTHYPELKAYSYNREGVINARMEFDPETLSPTYKLSIGVPGRSNAFEISKRLGLSESIIRRAKSYIGANTRRVDSMIASLEKSEKEAEEAKKEAENYLRDAEEIYNDLKSAFEEYEANKEALMKKAREEARAIVEKAKREAEAIIRDLRELRLKKGAEVKEHELIEAKKRLEEAVPGGEERRSGTPSPPKNQSFHPGDPVEVLSLGQKGYLVEKAGGQEWLVQVGILKMNVEERDLRLLEEKKDQEVRPVATVKGKEYHVPLELDLRGERYEDALIKLEKYLDDVLLAGYSRVSIIHGKGTGALREGVQKVLRQHPSVKSFRYGTPNEGGIGKTIVELK, via the coding sequence GTGAACGAAAAAATTTTGCGCACGCTGGAATTCGACAAAATACGCGACGCATTGGCCAAGTACTGCTCCTCATCGCCGGGAAGGGAACTGGCTGAGCGATTGCAGCCGGAAACCGAATACGAAACGATCGTCCGCCTGCAAAACGAGACCGACGAAGCGGCTACGGTGCTCCGCATCAAGGGGTACGCCCCCCTTGAAGGGATCTATCCCGTCTCTTCATCCGTCCGCCGGGCGGCCATCGGGGGGATGCTGGATGCCGGGGAGCTGCTGGAAGTTGCTTCGACGATCCGGGCGGGGCGGGTGTTCAAGGCCTTCATGAAACCCCTTCTCGAAAAGGAATCCCTGCCCATCATGGGGGAATTGTGCGAACGGATGAATCCTCCCGCCGAGGTGGAAAAGAAGATTTTTTCCTGCATCGGCGAAGACGGGACGGTTTTGGACGAAGCGAGCGAAAAGCTTCGCGCCATCCGCAAACAGATCCGCCTGGTGGAAGAACGGATCCGGGAAAAACTGGAGGGGATGATCCGCTCCGGACCGGTGCAAAAGATGCTTTCCGACGCCATCGTTACGATCCGGAACGACCGCTTCGTACTTCCCGTCAAAGCGGAATACCGGTCCCATTTCGGCGGTTTTGTCCATGACCAGTCCGCTTCGGGGCAAACGTTATTCATCGAGCCGGAATCGGTCGTGGCGATGAACAATGAAGTGCGGGAGCTGAAGAAGAAAGAGGAAGCGGAAATCGAAAGGATCCTGCTTGAATTGTCCCAGGAAGCGGGAAGCCGCCGCGAGGAAATCGACGAGATCGTCCGGGTGATGCAGAGGGCCGATTTGATCTTCGCGAAGGCGAAATACGGCTCCGCGTACAAAGGATCGAAACCGGCCGTCAACCAAAAGGGGTACATCCGCCTGCTGAAGGCGCGCCATCCTTTGCTTCCGGCCGATCAGGCGGTGCCGAACGATATCGAGTTGGGGAAAGACTACACCGCCATTGTCATCACCGGCCCGAACACCGGCGGGAAAACGGTGACCCTGAAAACGGTCGGATTGCTTGTTTTAATGGCCCAGGCCGGCCTCATGATCCCCGCCCTGGACGGTTCGGAACTTTCCGTTTTCCGGGCGGTTCACGCCGACATCGGTGACGAGCAGTCCATCGAACAAAACTTGAGCACCTTTTCTTCCCATATGACGAACATCGTAAACATCCTGCGGGATGTGGACGAATCGAGCCTCGTTCTCTTCGACGAGCTCGGGGCGGGTACGGATCCCCAGGAAGGCGCCGCCCTGGCGATGGCCATCCTCGACGAAGTCCGCCGGAAAAGGGCGAGGGTCATCGCCACCACCCATTATCCGGAACTGAAGGCCTACAGCTATAACCGGGAGGGCGTCATCAACGCCCGGATGGAATTTGACCCGGAAACCTTGAGCCCTACCTACAAATTGTCCATCGGCGTCCCCGGCCGGAGCAACGCCTTTGAAATCTCCAAGCGGCTGGGCCTGTCCGAAAGTATCATCCGGCGGGCGAAATCGTATATCGGCGCCAATACCCGCCGGGTGGACAGCATGATCGCCTCCTTGGAAAAGAGCGAAAAGGAAGCCGAGGAGGCGAAAAAGGAAGCGGAAAATTATCTTCGGGACGCGGAAGAAATCTATAACGATCTGAAAAGCGCCTTTGAAGAATACGAAGCCAACAAGGAAGCCCTTATGAAAAAGGCGAGGGAGGAAGCCCGGGCCATCGTCGAAAAAGCGAAGCGGGAAGCGGAAGCAATCATAAGGGATTTGCGGGAGCTGCGGTTGAAAAAGGGCGCCGAAGTCAAAGAGCACGAACTCATCGAAGCGAAAAAAAGGCTGGAAGAAGCGGTCCCCGGCGGGGAGGAAAGACGTTCCGGGACCCCATCCCCCCCGAAAAATCAATCCTTTCATCCGGGGGATCCGGTCGAGGTTTTATCCCTCGGCCAAAAAGGTTATTTGGTGGAGAAGGCGGGCGGCCAGGAATGGCTCGTCCAGGTCGGCATTTTAAAGATGAACGTGGAAGAACGGGATTTGCGGCTGCTGGAAGAGAAGAAGGATCAGGAAGTCCGCCCCGTCGCCACCGTCAAAGGAAAGGAATACCATGTCCCGCTGGAGCTCGATTTGCGCGGCGAACGGTATGAAGATGCGCTGATCAAACTGGAAAAATATTTGGACGACGTCCTTTTGGCCGGCTATTCCCGGGTTTCGATCATCCACGGCAAAGGGACGGGGGCGCTGCGAGAAGGGGTGCAAAAGGTGCTGCGGCAGCATCCTTCGGTGAAATCTTTCCGTTACGGCACCCCGAATGAGGGCGGCATCGGCAAGACCATCGTGGAATTGAAGTAA
- a CDS encoding DUF350 domain-containing protein produces MNGFWENELVVHAAIYSVAILCTIVFLAVFEAVTKYNDWEEIQKGNLSVAMATGGKIFGIANIFRHSIMHNDSLIVMVGWGTFGFLLLLGGYFLFEFLTPKFNIDEEIEKDNRAVGFLAMVISIGLSYVIGAGISY; encoded by the coding sequence ATGAACGGTTTTTGGGAAAATGAACTGGTCGTCCATGCGGCGATTTACAGCGTGGCCATATTATGCACCATCGTCTTCCTCGCCGTCTTTGAGGCGGTGACCAAATACAACGACTGGGAAGAAATTCAAAAGGGAAACCTGTCCGTGGCTATGGCGACGGGCGGGAAAATTTTCGGGATCGCCAATATTTTCCGCCATTCGATCATGCATAACGATTCCCTCATCGTCATGGTCGGCTGGGGGACTTTCGGCTTCCTTCTCCTGTTGGGGGGCTATTTCCTCTTCGAATTTTTGACGCCGAAGTTCAACATTGACGAAGAGATCGAGAAGGATAACCGGGCCGTCGGCTTCCTGGCCATGGTCATCTCGATCGGCTTGTCTTATGTGATCGGCGCCGGCATCTCGTACTGA
- a CDS encoding long-chain-fatty-acid--CoA ligase: protein MEERPWLKWYPKEIPHHLQYEEVSLQETLRRTAKKFPDRPAVHFMGKEVPYRKLFESSLKLANYLRKIGLQKGDRVAVMLPNTPQTFISFYGILFAGGIVVQVNPLFTEREIAFQLKDAGAKFIIVLDMLFNRVKNVEKETDLRHIIVTGIKDYLPFPKNLLYPMVQKRQKTVPPKVEHEGRHHLFAEIMKRAEAKDIPDEVNPKEDVAILQYTGGTTGFPKGVMLTHFNLYANAKMCDAWMYKFKEGEGATLGVLPLFHVYGLTTVLVFPVMKGDMAILLPRFDAGEVLKTIDKLKPKVFPGAPTMYIGLLNHPDLEKYDLSSIEICLSGSAPLPVEVQQQFEKLSGGKLVEGYGLTESSPVTHANFLWDNERVKGSIGVPWPDTDAKIVSLSTGETLPPGEIGELAVKGPQVMKGYWNRPEETEQALKDGWLMTGDLGYMDENGYFYIVDRKKDMIIAGGYNIYPREVEEVLYEHPAVKEAVVAGVPDPYRGETVKAYIVLKEGQRVTEEELDRFARKQLAAYKVPRIYEFRDELPKTAVGKILRRQLVEEEKRKLAEKEEKKA from the coding sequence ATGGAAGAAAGACCTTGGCTGAAGTGGTATCCGAAGGAGATTCCGCATCATTTGCAGTACGAAGAGGTTTCCCTGCAGGAAACGCTGCGGCGGACGGCGAAAAAATTCCCGGATCGCCCGGCCGTTCATTTTATGGGAAAAGAGGTCCCGTACCGGAAACTGTTCGAGTCCTCGTTGAAACTCGCCAATTACTTGCGGAAGATCGGCCTGCAAAAAGGGGACCGGGTGGCGGTCATGCTGCCGAACACCCCGCAAACCTTCATCAGCTTTTACGGGATCTTGTTTGCCGGCGGCATCGTCGTGCAGGTAAACCCGCTGTTTACGGAAAGGGAGATCGCTTTCCAATTGAAGGATGCGGGGGCCAAGTTCATCATCGTCCTGGATATGCTGTTCAACCGGGTAAAAAACGTGGAAAAGGAGACGGATCTCCGGCACATCATCGTCACCGGAATCAAAGATTACCTGCCTTTTCCGAAAAACCTGCTCTATCCGATGGTGCAAAAGCGGCAGAAGACCGTGCCGCCGAAAGTGGAACATGAAGGCCGTCATCATCTTTTTGCCGAAATCATGAAGCGTGCCGAAGCGAAGGATATCCCCGATGAGGTCAATCCGAAGGAAGATGTCGCCATTTTGCAGTATACGGGAGGGACGACGGGGTTCCCGAAAGGGGTGATGCTGACCCATTTCAATTTGTACGCCAACGCCAAAATGTGCGACGCATGGATGTACAAATTTAAGGAAGGCGAAGGCGCCACCCTCGGCGTGCTCCCCCTGTTCCACGTATACGGCCTGACGACGGTCCTCGTTTTCCCGGTGATGAAGGGCGATATGGCCATTTTGCTGCCCCGGTTCGACGCCGGAGAAGTGCTGAAAACGATCGACAAATTGAAACCAAAAGTATTCCCCGGGGCGCCGACCATGTATATCGGTCTGCTGAACCATCCCGATTTGGAAAAATACGATTTGTCCTCCATCGAAATCTGCCTCAGCGGGTCCGCGCCGCTTCCGGTGGAAGTGCAGCAGCAGTTCGAGAAGCTCTCCGGGGGCAAGCTGGTGGAAGGATACGGCCTGACCGAATCCTCGCCCGTAACCCACGCCAATTTCTTGTGGGACAACGAACGGGTGAAGGGAAGCATCGGCGTGCCTTGGCCGGATACCGACGCAAAAATCGTATCCCTGTCGACGGGCGAAACATTGCCTCCCGGCGAGATCGGCGAATTGGCCGTCAAAGGTCCACAGGTCATGAAAGGGTATTGGAACCGTCCGGAGGAAACGGAGCAGGCGCTGAAGGACGGCTGGCTCATGACCGGCGATCTCGGTTATATGGATGAAAACGGGTATTTCTATATTGTCGACCGGAAAAAAGACATGATCATCGCCGGCGGGTACAATATTTATCCCCGGGAAGTGGAAGAGGTGCTGTACGAACATCCGGCCGTGAAAGAGGCGGTTGTCGCCGGCGTTCCCGATCCTTACCGCGGGGAGACGGTGAAAGCCTATATTGTCCTGAAAGAAGGCCAAAGGGTGACGGAGGAGGAACTGGACCGATTCGCGAGAAAGCAGCTCGCCGCCTACAAAGTCCCGAGGATCTACGAATTCCGGGACGAATTGCCGAAGACGGCCGTCGGCAAGATTTTGCGCCGCCAGCTGGTGGAAGAGGAAAAACGGAAACTTGCCGAAAAAGAGGAGAAAAAGGCGTAA
- a CDS encoding TetR/AcrR family transcriptional regulator, translated as MKDQSQKPKYKQIIDAAVITIAENGYHQSQVSKIAKQAGVADGTIYLYFKNKEDLLISLFQEKMGQFVEKLREVIDGKASATEKLYLLIENHFRILSRDPKLAVVTQLELRQTNRELRAKINGILKNYLRLMDQILQEGIEKGEFSQGLDIRLARQMIFGTIDETVTTWVMNDHKYDLVGLAPKVHHMLIHGLGGGDETV; from the coding sequence TTGAAAGATCAGAGCCAAAAACCGAAATACAAACAGATCATTGATGCGGCGGTCATCACGATTGCGGAAAACGGATATCATCAGTCTCAGGTCTCGAAGATTGCCAAACAGGCGGGGGTCGCGGACGGGACGATCTATCTTTACTTCAAAAACAAAGAGGATCTCTTGATTTCCCTGTTTCAGGAGAAAATGGGGCAATTTGTCGAAAAGCTGAGGGAAGTGATCGACGGAAAGGCGAGCGCGACGGAAAAATTGTATTTGCTGATCGAAAACCATTTCCGCATCCTGTCCCGGGACCCGAAACTGGCCGTCGTCACCCAGCTGGAACTCAGGCAGACGAACCGGGAACTCCGGGCGAAGATCAACGGAATCCTGAAAAATTATCTGCGGCTGATGGACCAAATTTTGCAGGAAGGAATAGAAAAAGGGGAATTTTCTCAAGGGCTGGATATCCGCCTGGCCCGGCAGATGATTTTCGGAACGATCGACGAGACGGTGACCACATGGGTGATGAATGATCACAAATACGACCTCGTCGGCCTGGCTCCGAAAGTCCATCATATGCTGATCCACGGCTTGGGCGGCGGTGATGAAACCGTTTAA
- a CDS encoding enoyl-CoA hydratase translates to MAFLNYRTEGKTGVIAISRPPANALSTEVLQELADLLTAAERDPNVRVLVIHGEGRFFSAGADIKEFTSVRTGSQFSEMSRRGQELFERMERFPKPIIAAIHGAALGGGLELAMACHIRVVSETAKLGLPELQLGIIPGFAGTQRLPKYVGAERALVMMLTSEPISGKEAAERGLAGFCFPEEKLLEETMKLAKKIEKKSPQSIKAVIELANFAKTGQFYEGMKKEAELFGQIAETGDAKEGIQAFLEKREPNFTGE, encoded by the coding sequence ATGGCTTTTTTAAACTACCGTACGGAAGGGAAGACGGGGGTGATCGCCATCTCCCGTCCTCCGGCCAATGCCTTGTCCACGGAAGTTCTGCAGGAATTGGCGGATCTTTTGACGGCGGCCGAGCGGGATCCCAACGTCCGCGTCCTCGTCATCCACGGGGAGGGCCGATTTTTTTCAGCCGGGGCCGATATTAAAGAATTTACATCGGTCCGGACCGGCTCCCAATTTTCCGAAATGTCGCGAAGGGGCCAGGAGCTGTTCGAACGGATGGAGCGGTTCCCGAAGCCGATCATCGCCGCCATCCACGGCGCCGCCCTGGGCGGCGGGCTCGAATTGGCGATGGCCTGCCATATCCGCGTCGTCAGCGAGACGGCCAAGCTCGGGCTTCCGGAACTGCAGCTCGGCATCATTCCCGGATTTGCCGGGACCCAGCGGCTGCCGAAATACGTCGGCGCGGAAAGGGCCCTCGTGATGATGCTGACCAGCGAGCCGATATCCGGAAAGGAAGCGGCGGAACGGGGATTGGCGGGATTTTGTTTTCCGGAAGAAAAGCTGCTTGAGGAAACGATGAAACTGGCAAAGAAAATCGAAAAGAAAAGCCCCCAATCCATTAAGGCGGTGATCGAACTCGCCAACTTCGCGAAAACCGGACAATTTTACGAAGGGATGAAGAAAGAGGCCGAATTATTCGGGCAAATCGCCGAAACCGGGGACGCCAAAGAAGGCATTCAAGCCTTTTTGGAAAAAAGGGAACCGAATTTTACCGGAGAATGA
- a CDS encoding electron transfer flavoprotein subunit beta/FixA family protein → MNIYVLLKRTFDTEEKISVQDGKINDDGVEFIINPYDEYAVEEAIRVKEAHGGEVTVITVGSEESEKQLRTALAMGADKAVLINTEEDLDSGDEYTTAKIIAEYLKDKEIDIIFAGNVAIDGGSGQVGPRVAELLGIPCITTITKLEIDGKNVSVIRDVEGDEERIEAPLPVLVTAQQGLNEPRYASLPGIMKAKKKPLEELELDDLGLDEDDVAAKTETVEIFLPPEKKAGKILQGELADQVKELVSLLRNEAKVI, encoded by the coding sequence ATGAACATTTATGTGCTGTTGAAAAGAACCTTTGACACGGAAGAAAAAATTTCCGTTCAAGACGGCAAGATCAACGATGACGGCGTCGAATTCATCATCAATCCGTACGATGAATACGCGGTGGAGGAAGCGATCCGCGTCAAGGAAGCCCACGGGGGAGAAGTGACGGTCATCACCGTCGGCTCCGAAGAAAGCGAAAAGCAGCTGCGGACGGCCCTGGCCATGGGCGCGGATAAAGCGGTATTAATCAACACGGAAGAGGATTTGGATTCCGGCGATGAATATACGACGGCGAAGATCATTGCGGAATATTTGAAAGATAAGGAGATTGATATCATTTTCGCCGGCAACGTGGCCATTGACGGCGGCTCCGGCCAGGTCGGGCCGAGGGTGGCGGAACTGCTCGGCATTCCTTGCATCACGACGATCACCAAATTGGAGATTGACGGAAAAAATGTAAGCGTTATCCGCGACGTGGAAGGGGACGAGGAAAGGATCGAGGCGCCACTGCCAGTTCTCGTCACCGCCCAGCAGGGGCTGAATGAGCCGAGATACGCTTCCTTGCCGGGGATCATGAAGGCGAAGAAGAAGCCGCTGGAAGAATTGGAATTGGACGATCTCGGCCTGGATGAGGACGACGTGGCAGCCAAAACGGAGACGGTGGAAATTTTCTTGCCTCCGGAGAAAAAGGCCGGAAAGATCCTGCAGGGCGAGCTCGCCGATCAAGTCAAAGAATTGGTCTCGCTGCTTCGTAACGAAGCGAAAGTGATCTGA